The genomic region TGTTGTTGCTTAATACAATGCAAACGCTCAAAGAACAAAGTGGAGATTCTAAAATCCATAAAAGTGAAATCGCATTCTTTTTATGCTGGAGGGATAGTATTTTTACAAACTTGGCGGAGTTTATTTTAAACTTTAGATTGCTCTATCCTCATTTTAATTATTCTAATGAAATCATTTATAAAGAATGCCTTAAACTTTTAGATTCGGATAACACAACGCGTTTTAAAATTTCTCAAGTGTGTAAAGAGGGTATAGATGAATACATTAGAAAAATGCGAATTTGTGGGCTTATTTCACTGCGAGGCAATGGGAGATTTATTGATTTTAACACTTTTGAAATGCCTAAAATAAAATATGTAATCAAGAATTATTCTATTTATCCTAAATTTGATGATAAAAAAGCTTATTTTGATTATATGGGGAAATTGATTCTCATATTTTAGAAATCAAAGAAACATCTGCTTTAATTGATAAAAATGATTTAAAACTTAAAACTCTGCAAGAATTTGCTAATAAATATTCAAAAGAAGAAATTTATAAAGAACTTAATATTTTAAATTCTAAAAAAATAGCCAGCAAAGATGAGATTTTTAAATTTATACCAGAACCTATGAGATTTGAATTTTTAACCGCCATTGCTCTGAAGCAACATTTTTGTAACTTAGAAGTATTGCCAAATTATAGTATTGATGATGAGGGTTTGCCAAAATGCCACGCTATGGGAGGCAAACCTGATATAGCGTGCAAAGATACGCATAATAATGCTATCGTAGAAGTAAGCCTAATTTGTGGTAGAGCCCAAGTGAATAACGAGCTTTTAGCCATTACAAGACATTTAAAAGAGCTTATAGAATCTAGTCAAGTTTTAAGATGTTTTGCCATTTTTATTGCTCCTCAAATTTTTGAAGATACTAAAAGATATGTTAGGTTTATCGCCTTTGATGAAGATTTGGAGATAAGAAATTTAAGCATTAGCGACTTTATCAGTTCTTTACAAAATGTAGATTCTTTTAATGCAATATAAGTTTTAAGTTTTTCTTTATTGAATTTTTAAACTATCAAAGCCTTTTGCCAAAATTTCAAAAAGCTCTTAAAAGCGATGAGCAATGGGGAAGCAAATGGTATAAAGAAGAGCTTAAGGCTATGGTTGATACATTAGTATTGCATTAAATTACCCTTTAGCACAATACTAAAAGCTTAGTTTTAGAAAAAAGTTCAATTTAATATGAGATTGCCTTATTTTATAATATAAAATTTAAATTTTTGAAAACGATAAAGCATATATTAAGGGAGCAAAATTTTGTCCCTTATCTTTTTATTTCTTTTCTTTTTATATTTTTCTCCCGCACAGAGCTATTTTTTAGAATTTCTGCGTGTTCGTTTTTAATATCAAGTGGCCAATCTAAGCCTTGCTCTTGCACATTCCAATCGGGGTGTTTGCCATTCTCCACACTCAAGTAATCCTCCACGCAACATTGCTCTATAAGTTTATAAGAAATATAAGCATTTCTTATGTTTTTAAGCCCAAAAAGTCCTTTGATGTCTTTTTCAAAATTTTCTTGGTAAATCATATAAAATTCAATTTTCGCACCGCTTAAAATTGTATGGTATAAAAAATACCATATCCCAAAACTCCTTATGCTTGGTCGTCCCTTTGTCCCACCATCGCGATAAATAGACAAAGTGTTTTTAATGCCTCCCTCACTTTGACTTCCACCAATCTTTTTAATCTCACCATTGACAACAATCAAATACACCCTAGCGACATTTTCGGTAAGAATCTTTTGAGGCAGAGGGTTACCATTCTCATCTTTTAAGTTTTTAAGATAGTTAAAATTAAGTCTTGTGCTACCCTCTACAAATTCCACATCAGCAATTTTAAAGGCAGTTTTAACTTCATCTATTTTCATTCTCACTCCTTTATAATCAGTAGCTCGTGGCTTTGTTTGATATTATCCCTATCACCTAGCAGTCCATTATTGCGATTAAGGCGATTTTTACCCACTCTTGTTTCCCCTTGCCCCATAGTGTATTGCCATTTAGGCTCTAAGATTTTAAAGTCCTTATATGCCTCTCTCACAAAAGCACAATCATTGTAACTTAAAATAAATTTGCCCTTGTGATTTTTAAGGCATTTACTCAAAAGTGCGTGATTAAAGCCATTATGATGGATAGGAAAATTCCGCATAGGATAGATTCCTTTAAACATTTGAGAATCTCCCTCTAAAAAATAAGGCGGGTCGCAGTAGAAAAAATCATTTGGGTATTTTTCAAACACTTTTTCAAAACTTACACACTCTACACTTAGATTTTGCAACTTAGAATCTTGCCCCAGATTTTTAAGCTTCTCTAAAGCGTTTAAATAGCGACTTTTATCCTCATAAATCTTACTCATCCAGCCCAAAAATCCGGGTCCATAAGAGAGATTAAAATTAAAATAATAATCTCGTGCAAGGGTTAGAGAATCTAAATTCTTTTGCGGAATGTTTTTTGCATTTTTATGCCTTTCATTCCAAAAGGATTTCAACTCTGCTTTTATATTAGCGTAAGTCTCTTTTGTGGGTTCAAGCCTCAATAATGCTTCATAAAGTCCCTTAGAATCCGCAATCAAAACTTGCCAAAAATTCACCAAAATATCAAAAATATCAAAGGCTTTCACTTCTAAGTTAAGCTCCAAAGCACTCGCAATTTCTACGCTACCCCCGCCCATAAATGGCGAAACAAGCCTTGTTATATCATTAGGAAAATGTTCTAGGATTAACCCAACCGCTAAGGATTTACCGCCCCCATAACGCAAGGGGCTTTTGGTGTAACGTTTGTAATGTAAATTTTTAGCTTTAAGATTCTGTAAAAAATGCTCTTTAGAAGTGAAATTTGGTTTTGTAGATTTTTCTTGTTGTAATTCTTTTAAGTCAAATAAACTCTGCTCTTGTATCAATGGATGCCCTTAAAGTTGTTTGTCATATTATAACAAAATAGATGATAATAAAATTGAGAGAATCTTTGAAGCGAATTTGAGTTTAGACTCCTCCCTTTTACCAAAATCTCACGCTGTTGGAGGCAATGCGGACTTTGTTTATATCTATGATTATCATCACCTAATGATAGAAGTAACCCTTAGTGAAAAAACCAACCAAAGAAGGGCTAATGATGGAAAGATGCGAATAGCCAAAGATGTGCTAAAAGAGTTTTTACAAGAGGCTTAAAGGTTTTTGTGCTTGCATAGTTACCATTTACAAGCCTTTTATACTATAATCAAAAACTTTTTTTAAAAGGCAGTTGATGTTTTCTATTTATTCGCGTCGCTACACAGGGGCTAAAACAAAGCTTTTAAAGCAAATTGACAAAGTGCTTTTAGAGCATTTTGATTATAGCTTGCAAAGCAATCTTAGCTTTTTTGATGTGTTTGCTGGCACGGGGGTTGTGAGTGCGTATTTTATGCAAAAGGCAGAATTTAGCCACTTTCTAGTCAATGATTTTTTAGAATCTAATTTTATAATTTATCAAGGATTCTTTGCACAAGAGCATTTTAATGAAGAAAAACTTTTATCTTTAAGAGAAAAATTCAATGCCCTTAAAAACATTAAAGAAAATTACTATTCCAAAGCATTTGGTGATAAATTTTTTAGCTTTCAAGATGCTAAACATATAGGCTTTATAAGAGAAGAGCTTGATAGACTTTTAAAACAAAAGCAAATTAATACAAAAGAATTCCATATCCTCCTAGCAAGTTTGCTTTATAGCAGTGATAGGGTGGCAAATACTTGTGGGCATTATGATGCGTATCGTAAAAATATAAATTTAGAAGATAGGTTTCACTTTGAGTTGATTTCACCTTTTAAAACGCAAGCAAAAATAGAACTTTTTAAAGAGGATTCTAACGCCTTAGCAAAAGCATTTATCAAACAAGAAAGAAAGCTTGATATTGCCTTTATTGACCCGCCTTATAATTCTAGGCAATATAGTAGATTCTATCATTTTCTTCAAACCTTAGCACAAAATCATAAACCCAAGCTTTATGGTGTAGCATTAAAACCAAAGCCAGAAAATTTAAGCGAGTATTGTAAAAGTAATGCAAAAAATGTTTTTAAAGATTTGATAGAGAGCCTTGCACACATCACTAAGATTTTGGTGGTTACTTATAATAATACTTATACTTCTAAATCAAACTCAAGTAGGAATAAAATACAATTAGAAGAGATAAAAAATATTTTAGAATCTGTTGCTAAAATACACATATACGAATTTGATTATAAAGCCTTTAGTAGTGGAAAGACAAGTTTGGATGGGCATAAGGAATTTATTTTTATAGGTAGAGTGCAATGACAATACAGGCAAATAACTTACAATGTTTCACAAAAAGAAAAATAATGCGTTCCCCATTTTTTTATGTAGGTGATAAATATAAGCTTATGCCTCAATTACAAAATTTATTCCCGCAAGATATTGATACTTATATTGAGCCTTTTGTGGGCGGTGGAAGCTCATTTTTAAACATAAAAGCTAAAAAATATTTACTCAACGATTTGGATACAAATTTAATTACTTTGCATACATTTTTGCAATCCCAAAACAAAGAGGAATTATTAAAAAATCTACTACGCACCATAAAAAATTACAAACTTTCCTGTTCTTTAGAAAATATGATTCCTCCTCTTGAGCTAAGACTTGCTTATAAAAAAACTTATTTTGCTAAGTTTAATAAAGAATCCTATATGCGTTTAAGAGCAGATTTTAATCAAAATAAAAACGATATGTTAAAACTCTATTTGCTTCTTATCTATGGCTTTAATCGTATGCTTAGATTTAACAGCAAAGGCGAGTTTAATCTACCTGTTGGTAATGTAGATTTTAATTTGAATGTTTTAAATGCTTTGCAAGATTATTTGCACTTTATGCAGTATTCCAAAGTGGAATTTTTTAACCTTGATTATCAAAAATTTTTAGAAAATTCAACACTAAACAAAAAGGATTTTATTTATTTTGACCCTCCTTATCTTATTAGCAATAGCCAATATAATAAATTGTGGAATGAAAACAAAGAAAAAAAATTGTATCAAGTTCTTAAAAAATTAGATTCTCAAGGTTTTAAATGGGGCTGACTAATCTCTTACAACACAAGGGACAAAATAATAGATTTTTAGAAGAATTTGCTAGAGCATATAAAAGCTACACTATACAAAGCAATTATATTAGCTTTAATGATAATTCAATTAAAAAAGATTCTATGGAGATATACATAAGCAATGCCTAAAACAAGAAAAGCAGAATACAAAATTTTATCTTTTAGCACCACAATGAGAAATCCTCAAAGAATAGTGGATTTTCTTAAAGCTCTTTTGCCTTTTGAAAATAGAATTTTAACGCATGAAATTATTATGCAAATTGTTGCTTCTTTAATCCAAAATAAGCTTTATGTTCCCATATATGCTAACAAAGTCTATAAAGAAATTTTAGAATCTGATGAAATTTTCAACGACAAGCAAACACAAGAAATCATAGAAAATTCTCCACAAAACCATAAAGAAGCAGGGTTTGATAAGGGTTGGGATTCAAGATTTGATACTTTTTATAAACTTCCTATGGAATTTGGATTTTGCTTTTATGCAATGAATAAGCCTTTACTGATTTCAAACACAGGACATTTGCTTATAGATGCAATCAATGAAATTCCAAGCAATGAAGAAAAAATCTCTAATGTCTTTTTAAATTGCTTAATGAAATATCAAAGTAATAATCCTTTTAGAAACACTTTAAATACAAATGTGCCTTTATTGTTGTTGCTTAATACAATGCAAACGCTCAAAGAACAAAGTGGAGATTCTAAAATCCATAAAAGTGAAATCGCATTCTTTTTATGCTGGAGGGATAGTATTTTTACAAACTTGGCGGAGTTTATTTTAAACTTTAGATTGCTCTATCCTCATTTTAATTATTCTAATGAAATCATTTATAAAGAATGCCTTAAACTTTTAGATTCGGATAACACAACGCGTTTTAAAATTTCTCAAGTGTGTAAAGAGGGTATAGATGAATACATTAGAAAAATGCGAATTTGTGGGCTTATTTCACTGCGAGGCAATGGGAGATTTATTGATTTTAACACTTTTGAAATGCCTAAAATAAAATATGTAATCAAGAATTATTCTATTTATCCTAAATTTGATGATAAAAAAGCTTATTTTGATTATATGGGGGAAATTGATTCTCATATTTTAGAAATCAAAGAAACATCTGCTTTAATTGATAAAAATGATTTAAAACTTAAAACTCTGCAAGAATTTGCTAATAAATATTCAAAAGAAGAAATTTATAAAGAACTTAATATTTTAAATTCTAAAAAAATAGCCAGCAAAGATGAGATTTTTAAATTTATACCAGAACCTATGAGATTTGAATTTTTAACCGCCATTGCTCTGAAGCAACATTTTTGTAACTTAGAAGTATTGCCAAATTATAGTATTGATGATGAGGGTTTGCCAAAATGCCACGCTATGGGAGGCAAACCTGATATAGCGTGCAAAGATACGCATAATAATGCTATCGTAGAAGTAAGCCTAATTTGTGGTAGAGCCCAAGTGAATAACGAGCTTTTAGCCATTACAAGACATTTAAAAGAGCTTATAGAATCTAGTCAAGTTTTAAGATGTTTTGCCATTTTTATTGCTCCTCAAATTTTTGAAGATACTAAAAGATATGTTAGGTTTATCGCCTTTGATGAAGATTTGGAGATAAGAAATTTAAGCATTAGCGACTTTATCAGTTCTTTACAAAATGTAGATTCTTTTAATGCAATATAAGTTTTAAGTTTTTCTTTATTGAATTTTTAAACTACCAAAGCCTTTTGCCAAAATTTCAAAAAGCTCTTAAAAGCGATGAGCAATGGGGAAGCAAATGGTATAAAGAAGAGCTTAAGGCTATGGTTGATACATTAGTATTGCATTAAATTACCCTTTAGCACAATACTAAAAGCTTAGTTTTAGAAAAAAGTTCAATTTAATATGAGATTGCCTTATTTTATAATATAAAATTTAAATTTTTGAAAACGATAAAGCATATATTAAGGGAGCAAAATTTTGTCCCTTATCTTTTTATTTCTTTTCTTTTTATATTTTTCTCCCGCACAGAGCTATTTTTTAGAATTTCTGCGTGTTCGTTTTTAATATCAAGTGGCCAATCTAAGCCTTGCTCTTGCACATTCCAATCGGGGTGTTTGCCATTCTCCACACTCAAGTAATCCTCCACGCAACATTGCTCTATAAGTTTATAAGAAATATAAGCATTTCTTATGTTTTTAAGCCCAAAAAGTCCTTTGATGTCTTTTTCAAAATTTTCTTGGTAAATCATATAAAATTCAATTTTCGCACCGCTTAAAATTGTATGGTATAAAAAATACCATATCCCAAAACTCCTTATGCTTGGTCGTCCCTTTGTCCCACCATCGCGATAAATAGACAAAGTGTTTTTAATGCCTCCCTCACTTTGACTTCCACCAATCTTTTTAATCTCACCATTGACAACAATCAAATACACCCTAGCGACATTTTCGGTAAGAATCTTTTGAGGCAGAGGGTTACCATTCTCATCTTTTAAGTTTTTAAGATAGTTAAAATTAAGTCTTGTGCTACCCTCTACAAATTCCACATCAGCAATTTTAAAGGCAGTTTTAACTTCATCTATTTTCATTCTCACTCCTTTATAATCAGTAGCTCGTGGCTTTGTTTGATATTATCCCTATCACCTAGCAGTCCATTATTGCGATTAAGGCGATTTTTACCCACTCTTGTTTCCCCTTGCCCCATAGTGTATTGCCATTTAGGCTCTAAGATTTTAAAGTCCTTATATGCCTCTCTCACAAAAGCACAATCATTGTAACTTAAAATAAATTTGCCCTTGTGATTTTTAAGGCATTTACTCAAAAGTGCGTGATTAAAGCCATTATGATGGATAGGAAAATTCCGCATAGGATAGATTCCTTTAAACATTTGAGAATCTCCCTCTAAAAAATAAGGCGGGTCGCAGTAGAAAAAATCATTTGGGTATTTTTCAAACACTTTTTCAAAACTTACACACTCTACACTTAGATTTTGCAACTTAGAATCTTGCCCCAGATTTTTAAGCTTCTCTAAAGCGTTTAAATAGCGACTTTTATCCTCATAAATCTTACTCATCCAGCCCAAAAATCCGGGTCCATAAGAGAGATTAAAATTAAAATAATAATCTCGTGCAAGGGTTAGAGAATCTAAATTCTTTTGCGGAATGTTTTTTGCATTTTTATGCCTTTCATTCCAAAAGGATTTCAACTCTGCTTTTATATTAGCGTAAGTCTCTTTTGTGGGTTCAAGCCTCAATAATGCTTCATAAAGTCCCTTAGAATCCGCAATCAAAACTTGCCAAAAATTCACCAAAATATCAAAAATATCAAAGGCTTTCACTTCTAAGTTAAGCTCCAAAGCACTCGCAATTTCTACGCTACCCCCGCCCATAAATGGCGAAACAAGCCTTGTTATATCATTAGGAAAATGTTCTAGGATTAACCCAACCGCTAAGGATTTACCGCCCCCATAACGCAAGGGGCTTTTGGTGTAACGTTTGTAATGTAAATTTTTAGCTTTAAGATTCTGTAAAAAATGCTCTTTAGAAGTGAAATTTGGTTTTGTAGATTTTTCTTGTTGTAATTCTTTTAAGTCAAATAAACTCTGCTCTTGTATCAATGGATGCCCTTAAAGTTGTTTGTCATATTATAACAAAATAGATGATAATAAAATTGAGAGAATCTTTGAAGCGAATTTGAGTTTAGACTCCTCCCTTTTACCAAAATCTCACGCTGTTGGAGGCAATGCGGACTTTGTTTATATCTATGATTATCATCACCTAATGATAGAAGTAACCCTTAGTGAAAAAACCAACCAAAGAAGGGCTAATGATGGAAAGATGCGAATAGCCAAAGATGTGCTAAAAGAGTTTTTACAAGAGGCTTAAAGGTTTTTGTGCTTGCATAGTTACCATTTACAAGCCTTTTATACTATAATCAAAAACTTTTTTTAAAAGGCAGTTGATGTTTTCTATTTATTCGCGTCGCTACACAGGGGCTAAAACAAAGCTTTTAAAGCAAATTGACAAAGTGCTTTTAGAGCATTTTGATTATAGCTTGCAAAGCAATCTTAGCTTTTTTGATGTGTTTGCTGGCACGGGGGTTGTGAGTGCGTATTTTATGCAAAAGGCAGAATTTAGCCACTTTCTAGTCAATGATTTTTTAGAATCTAATTTTATAATTTATCAAGGATTCTTTGCACAAGAGCATTTTAATGAAGAAAAACTTTTATCTTTAAGAGAAAAATTCAATGCCCTTAAAAACATTAAAGAAAATTACTATTCCAAAGCATTTGGTGATAAATTTTTTAGCTTTCAAGATGCTAAACATATAGGCTTTATAAGAGAAGAGCTTGATAGACTTTTAAAACAAAAGCAAATTAATACAAAAGAATTCCATATCCTCCTAGCAAGTTTGCTTTATAGCAGTGATAGGGTGGCAAATACTTGTGGGCATTATGATGCGTATCGTAAAAATATAAATTTAGAAGATAGGTTTCACTTTGAGTTGATTTCACCTTTTAAAACGCAAGCAAAAATAGAACTTTTTAAAGAGGATTCTAACGCCTTAGCAAAAGCATTTATCAAACAAGAAAGAAAGCTTGATATTGCCTTTATTGACCCGCCTTATAATTCTAGGCAATATAGTAGATTCTATCATTTTCTTCAAACCTTAGCACAAAATCATAAACCCAAGCTTTATGGTGTAGCATTAAAACCAAAGCCAGAAAATTTAAGCGAGTATTGTAAAAGTAATGCAAAAAATGTTTTTAAAGATTTGATAGAGAGCCTTGCACACATCACTAAGATTTTGGTGGTTACTTATAATAATACTTATAGTGCAAATGCAAGAAGTAATGCAAGGATAAATGATAAAGAAATTATGCAAATCTTAAAAGAATATGGTAAGGCTTATGTTTATGAATTTGATTATAAAGCCTTTAGCAGTGGAAAAAGCGAATTAAGGAATCATAAGGAGAGGATTTTTATATGTCAGATATAAAACAAGCCCTTTTATATACAGAGGACTTTATCCCCAGTCCGCTTAATTATATAGGTAACAAATTTAAACTTTTAAAGCAAATAATGCCACTTTTCCCTAAGGATATTAACACAGCAATTGATTTGTTTTGTGGTGGGGCAAGTGTAGGGATAAATTTAAAAGCTAAGAATATTGTTTTAAATGACAATCTAAGCGAACTTATAAGATTATATGAGCATTTACAGGCATATAGTGTAGAAATAATTTTTAAAAAAATTTTTCATATTATTGAACATTTTAAACTCTCTCATACTGCACAAATGGGCTATGATTTTTATAAATGTGATAGTGCTAAGGGTTTGGCTGCTTATAATAAAAATAAGTTTCTACAACTAAGGAATCGTTATAATCAAAGTAAAAACATATTTGATTTTTTTGTTTTAGTTATTTTTGCATTTAATAATCAAATAAGATTTAATAGTAAGGGTGAATTCAATCTTCCTTGTGGCAAAAGAGATTTCAATGCTAATATGCAAAAAAAATTAAGGCAATTTGTTTTAAATTTACAAATAAAAAACATAAAGATTTCAAATAAGGATTTTAGAGATTTTAATTTAAGCCTTTTAGATTCTAAAGATTTTGTTTATGTAGATCCTCCTTATTTTCTAGCCACTGCCCCCTATAATGAAAACAAAGCTTGGACATTACAAGATGAACTTGATTTGCTGGAGTTTTTAACCTTACTTGATGCAAAAAACATTCGCTTCGCTTTGTCAAATGTGATTTTGCATAAGGGTAAAGAGCATAGCATCTTAGAAGATTGGCTCAAAAAACATTCAAATTTAAAAACTCATTTTTTAAATTTTCATTACAAAAATTGCAATTATCAAACAAAAAAAGCTTTATCGCAAGAAGTGCTTATCACAAATTATTAGGAGGATATATGCGTTATGATTATTTTGGCAACACAAGCTTAAGGGTAAAAAATTTACTTTATAACTTTGAAACCCAGCTCCTTTTATTTGAAGAACTTTTTACTAACGCACATAAAGAAGATATTTGGGCTAATGATTCTAGACTACAAATCAAATATTTAGAACTTTTAGAACAAAACAATCTTTTAGAATCCAAAAGCAAAACTACGCATCTAGGCACAAAAGATGCAAGAGTAAAATCTGCTCCATTAGAAGATTATAAGCTCATAAATAGAAAACAAAAGCGCATCACAAAAGAAGGCTATGAATTGCTAAACTTTATTAAAACTAAAAGTTATCAAATCAATAATGATTTTTTGCAAATTGATTTGATTTCTTTACTTTTTCTCAAAGCCACACTTTGTATTGATAATGAAAGGTTGTTTTTTAAATACCTAGAAGTGTTTAAGGCTTTTAATGGCTCTTTGGATATTGAAATCTTTAAACTTCTGCCCCTTGTGAATAATTT from Helicobacter himalayensis harbors:
- a CDS encoding AlwI family type II restriction endonuclease produces the protein MQIVASLIQNKLYVPIYANKVYKEILESDEIFNDKQTQEIIENSPQNHKEAGFDKGWDSRFDTFYKLPMEFGFCFYAMNKPLLISNTGHLLIDAINEIPSNEEKISNVFLNCLMKYQSNNPFRNTLNTNVPLLLLLNTMQTLKEQSGDSKIHKSEIAFFLCWRDSIFTNLAEFILNFRLLYPHFNYSNEIIYKECLKLLDSDNTTRFKISQVCKEGIDEYIRKMRICGLISLRGNGRFIDFNTFEMPKIKYVIKNYSIYPKFDDKKAYFDYMGKLILIF
- a CDS encoding AlwI family type II restriction endonuclease, producing the protein MYKELNILNSKKIASKDEIFKFIPEPMRFEFLTAIALKQHFCNLEVLPNYSIDDEGLPKCHAMGGKPDIACKDTHNNAIVEVSLICGRAQVNNELLAITRHLKELIESSQVLRCFAIFIAPQIFEDTKRYVRFIAFDEDLEIRNLSISDFISSLQNVDSFNAI
- a CDS encoding restriction endonuclease translates to MKIDEVKTAFKIADVEFVEGSTRLNFNYLKNLKDENGNPLPQKILTENVARVYLIVVNGEIKKIGGSQSEGGIKNTLSIYRDGGTKGRPSIRSFGIWYFLYHTILSGAKIEFYMIYQENFEKDIKGLFGLKNIRNAYISYKLIEQCCVEDYLSVENGKHPDWNVQEQGLDWPLDIKNEHAEILKNSSVREKNIKRKEIKR
- a CDS encoding DNA adenine methylase translates to MQEQSLFDLKELQQEKSTKPNFTSKEHFLQNLKAKNLHYKRYTKSPLRYGGGKSLAVGLILEHFPNDITRLVSPFMGGGSVEIASALELNLEVKAFDIFDILVNFWQVLIADSKGLYEALLRLEPTKETYANIKAELKSFWNERHKNAKNIPQKNLDSLTLARDYYFNFNLSYGPGFLGWMSKIYEDKSRYLNALEKLKNLGQDSKLQNLSVECVSFEKVFEKYPNDFFYCDPPYFLEGDSQMFKGIYPMRNFPIHHNGFNHALLSKCLKNHKGKFILSYNDCAFVREAYKDFKILEPKWQYTMGQGETRVGKNRLNRNNGLLGDRDNIKQSHELLIIKE
- a CDS encoding AlwI family type II restriction endonuclease, with the protein product MSYYNKIDDNKIERIFEANLSLDSSLLPKSHAVGGNADFVYIYDYHHLMIEVTLSEKTNQRRANDGKMRIAKDVLKEFLQEA
- a CDS encoding DNA adenine methylase, which gives rise to MFSIYSRRYTGAKTKLLKQIDKVLLEHFDYSLQSNLSFFDVFAGTGVVSAYFMQKAEFSHFLVNDFLESNFIIYQGFFAQEHFNEEKLLSLREKFNALKNIKENYYSKAFGDKFFSFQDAKHIGFIREELDRLLKQKQINTKEFHILLASLLYSSDRVANTCGHYDAYRKNINLEDRFHFELISPFKTQAKIELFKEDSNALAKAFIKQERKLDIAFIDPPYNSRQYSRFYHFLQTLAQNHKPKLYGVALKPKPENLSEYCKSNAKNVFKDLIESLAHITKILVVTYNNTYTSKSNSSRNKIQLEEIKNILESVAKIHIYEFDYKAFSSGKTSLDGHKEFIFIGRVQ
- a CDS encoding AlwI family type II restriction endonuclease is translated as MQIVASLIQNKLYVPIYANKVYKEILESDEIFNDKQTQEIIENSPQNHKEAGFDKGWDSRFDTFYKLPMEFGFCFYAMNKPLLISNTGHLLIDAINEIPSNEEKISNVFLNCLMKYQSNNPFRNTLNTNVPLLLLLNTMQTLKEQSGDSKIHKSEIAFFLCWRDSIFTNLAEFILNFRLLYPHFNYSNEIIYKECLKLLDSDNTTRFKISQVCKEGIDEYIRKMRICGLISLRGNGRFIDFNTFEMPKIKYVIKNYSIYPKFDDKKAYFDYMGEIDSHILEIKETSALIDKNDLKLKTLQEFANKYSKEEIYKELNILNSKKIASKDEIFKFIPEPMRFEFLTAIALKQHFCNLEVLPNYSIDDEGLPKCHAMGGKPDIACKDTHNNAIVEVSLICGRAQVNNELLAITRHLKELIESSQVLRCFAIFIAPQIFEDTKRYVRFIAFDEDLEIRNLSISDFISSLQNVDSFNAI
- a CDS encoding DNA adenine methylase; the protein is MFSIYSRRYTGAKTKLLKQIDKVLLEHFDYSLQSNLSFFDVFAGTGVVSAYFMQKAEFSHFLVNDFLESNFIIYQGFFAQEHFNEEKLLSLREKFNALKNIKENYYSKAFGDKFFSFQDAKHIGFIREELDRLLKQKQINTKEFHILLASLLYSSDRVANTCGHYDAYRKNINLEDRFHFELISPFKTQAKIELFKEDSNALAKAFIKQERKLDIAFIDPPYNSRQYSRFYHFLQTLAQNHKPKLYGVALKPKPENLSEYCKSNAKNVFKDLIESLAHITKILVVTYNNTYSANARSNARINDKEIMQILKEYGKAYVYEFDYKAFSSGKSELRNHKERIFICQI
- a CDS encoding Dam family site-specific DNA-(adenine-N6)-methyltransferase, yielding MSDIKQALLYTEDFIPSPLNYIGNKFKLLKQIMPLFPKDINTAIDLFCGGASVGINLKAKNIVLNDNLSELIRLYEHLQAYSVEIIFKKIFHIIEHFKLSHTAQMGYDFYKCDSAKGLAAYNKNKFLQLRNRYNQSKNIFDFFVLVIFAFNNQIRFNSKGEFNLPCGKRDFNANMQKKLRQFVLNLQIKNIKISNKDFRDFNLSLLDSKDFVYVDPPYFLATAPYNENKAWTLQDELDLLEFLTLLDAKNIRFALSNVILHKGKEHSILEDWLKKHSNLKTHFLNFHYKNCNYQTKKALSQEVLITNY